One Clupea harengus chromosome 11, Ch_v2.0.2, whole genome shotgun sequence DNA window includes the following coding sequences:
- the gnb3a gene encoding guanine nucleotide-binding protein G(I)/G(S)/G(T) subunit beta-3a translates to MGEMEQLRKEAESLKDQIIVARKGFADTTLQEAVAGTAVVSRVQLKTRKTLRGHLAKIYAMHWGAGLTQCVSASQDGKLIVWDTLSTNKVNAIPLKSSWVMTCAYAPSGNLVACGGLDNMCSIYNLKGKDGNVKVMRELASHTGYLSCCRFVSDSEIITSSGDCTCILWDIETGTEKTIFAGHLGDCMSLGVAPDFKSFISGACDYTAKHWDIRDGNCTHTLSGHESDVNAIGFFPNGNGILTGSDDATCKLYDLRSDQELITYQDATIMCGVTSLAPSLSGRLLLAGYDDFNVNIWDALKAERVGVLAGHDNRVSCIGVSSDGMACCTGSWDSFLKIWN, encoded by the exons ATGGGTGAAATGGAGCAGCTGCGAAAGGAGGCGGAGAGCCTGAAAGATCAAATCATT GTAGCCCGTAAAGGATTTGCTGACACCACGCTACAGGAGGCCGTCGCTGGGACGGCTGTGGTGAGTCGTGTCCAGCTCAAGACCAGGAAGACGCTGAGGGGACACTTAGCCAAGATCTACGCCATGCACTGGGGCGCTGGCTTGAC GCAGTGCGTTAGCGCTTCTCAGGATGGCAAACTGATAGTATGGGACACCCTCAGCACCAACAAG GTCAATGCCATCCCCCTGAAGTCATCGTGGGTAATGACGTGTGCATACGCTCCATCTGGGAACCTAGTGGCATGCGGTGGACTGGATAACATGTGCTCCATCTACAACCTGAAGGGCAAGGATGGAAATGTCAAGGTCATGCGCGAGTTAGCATCACACACAG GCTACCTGTCCTGCTGTCGTTTCGTAAGTGACAGTGAGATCATCACCAGCTCCGGTGACTGCACCTG CATCTTGTGGGATAttgagacagggacagagaagaCCATCTTTGCAGGTCACCTGGGAGACTGTATGTCCCTGGGTGTGGCTCCAGACTTTAAGAGCTTCATCTCTGGGGCCTGTGACTACACAGCCAAACACTGGGACATTCGGGATGGAAACTGTACCCACACACTGAGTGGACATGAGAGTGATGTTAATGCCATCGGG TTCTTCCCCAACGGTAACGGAATCCTCACAGGCTCCGATGACGCCACCTGTAAGCTTTATGACCTGCGGTCTGACCAGGAGCTCATTACTTACCAGGACGCCACCATCATGTGTGGCGTCACCTCCCTCGCCCCCTCTCTATCTGGAAGACTCCTCCTGGCTGGCTACGATGACTTCAACGTCAACATCTGGGACGCActgaaggcagagagagtgg GTGTGCTGGCTGGTCATGATAACAGAGTGAGCTGCATTGGAGTGTCATCTGACGGAATGGCCTGCTGCACGGGATCCTGGGACAGCTTCCTGAAGATATGGAACTGA